From the Prunus dulcis chromosome 4, ALMONDv2, whole genome shotgun sequence genome, one window contains:
- the LOC117625662 gene encoding uncharacterized mitochondrial protein AtMg00810-like, whose amino-acid sequence MAQPPGFEDSHHPTLVCKLLKSLYGLKQAPRAWNDRFTSFLPTLGFQHTYSDSSLFVKQVDSGIVILLVYVDDIIITGSAVSEIHKVIQSLTVEFEIKDLGDLHYFLGLQISHTNTGLFLSQSKYVQDLLVKTEMTDAKACDTPCLPYHRLLKDDGHPYGNPTMYRSIVGALQYLTFTRPDIAFSVHQVCQFMQTPMVTHFTAVKRILRYLKGTMHFGIRYNRGSLHLTAFSDADWAGDPNDRRSTTGLVVFLGSNPVSWSSKKQQTVSRSFTKAEYRALSTTSAELNWIKQLRVFMQVPIAQQPVLFCDNLSAIALSFNPIQHQRTKHIDIDVHFVRERVAKQQLFVQFVSSREQFADILTKGLSAPLFHTHCHNLMLGLSLQEIEGGC is encoded by the coding sequence ATGGCTCAACCTCCTGGATTTGAAGATTCTCATCATCCAACTTTGGTTTGCAAACTTCTTAAATCtttatatgggttaaaacaAGCTCCCCGAGCCTGGAATGACAGGTTCACTTCTTTTTTACCTACATTGGGGTTTCAACATACATACTCCGACTCCTCTCTATTTGTGAAACAAGTGGATTCTGGCATTGTCATCTTATTggtatatgttgatgatatcatCATTACTGGCAGTGCTGTCAGTGAAATTCACAAGGTTATTCAATCTCTCACAGTTGAGTTTGAGATCAAAGACTTAGGAGATTTGCATTATTTTCTGGGCCTTCAAATTTCTCATACCAACACTGGTTTGTTTTTGTCACAATCTAAGTATGTCCAAGATCTACTTGTCAAAACCGAAATGACTGACGCCAAAGCGTGTGATACTCCTTGCCTTCCTTATCACAGATTGCTTAAGGATGATGGTCATCCTTATGGGAACCCCACCATGTATCGAAGTATTGTAGGAGCTTTGCAATATTTGACTTTCACCCGACCTGATATTGCATTTTCTGTGCATCAGGTTTGTCAATTTATGCAAACTCCAATGGTGACACATTTCACAGCCGTCAAGAGGATTCTTCGGTACTTGAAGGGTACAATGCACTTCGGCATTCGCTATAATCGGGGAAGCTTGCATTTAACAGCTTTTAGTGATGCTGACTGGGCAGGAGATCCAAATGATCGGCGGTCCACTACCGGTTTGGTTGTGTTTCTTGGTTCCAATCCTGTGTCTTGGTCCTCTAAGAAACAACAAACTGTTTCCCGATCTTTCACTAAAGCCGAATATCGTGCTTTGTCAACTACTTCTGCTGAACTTAACTGGATCAAGCAATTACGGGTGTTTATGCAAGTTCCCATTGCTCAGCAACCGGTGCTTTTTTGTGATAACCTGTCCGCAATTGCTTTATCCTTCAATCCCATTCAGCATCAGAGGACCAAACATATTGACATCGATGTTCATTTTGTTCGAGAACGAGTGGCAAAACAACAACTATTTGTGCAGTTTGTGTCTTCCAGAGAACAGTTTGCAGATATATTAACCAAAGGCTTAAGTGCTCCTCTATTCCATACTCATTGTCACAATCTCATGCTTGGTTTATCACTGCAAGAGATTGAGGGGGGATGTTAG
- the LOC117626574 gene encoding uncharacterized protein LOC117626574 yields the protein MSFGFPGIFPVTVYSIVFMLCMHFCGAFLLLSASWSCGHHFDVILADQVSVVIPLLKLKKTTKEWQIRFLLTANSQHLCLPRHLRILTPEEIQPAVLYPAVNVNQFDEPTNSFKINSLSINRFERKKNIDSNFSFCYASYP from the exons atgtcatttgGTTTCCCAGGTATCTTTCCTGTTACTGTATATTCTATCGTCTTCATGCTTTGTATGCATTTCTGTGGTGCTTTTTTGTTGCTCTCTGCGAGCTGGTCCTGTGGCCATCATTTTGATGTAATACTAGCAGATCAGGTTTCTGTTGTCATCCCACTGCTAAAGCTTAAGAAGACGACAAAG GAATGGCAGATAAGATTCTTGTTAACAGCAAATTCACAGCATCTATGTTTGCCAAGACATTTAAGAATCTTAACGCCTGAGGAAATTCAGCCAGCTGTTCTTTACCCAGCTGTTAATGTGAATCAGTTTGATGAACCCACCAATTCGTTTAA GATAAATTCTCTGTCGATAAACCGTTTTGAGAGGAAAAAGAATATAGACAGCAATTTCAGCTTTTGCTATGCTTCGTACCCTTGA
- the LOC117625663 gene encoding uncharacterized protein LOC117625663: MPTEDSRDTQHQTPREGTSRRKSPGDASLQAEVERLRDSMTKMSEKYEHLHTRNAELEHDFRVLKRNQERAHAQDAQQNLTQNVGNPQPNQPAHSSHSSPANSRLRKGKDHLHPEQPPSRPLCVPPPKDRPHEPVRIYQDCRDRISDRQPRPIPIPVNLEDPRVAHLGPSPAPVRVPNGEGVGDSDSWEFYNSENWPTRHTETLEDWEHSPAPVYPTPGPLALETLPHADPAMRLLFEKVRRLESEQHRSHQPLWAKPRPGPFTERILHYHQEKDIQPLRIAFYTGTEDPLTHIHSFQSALGCKGLTDEGILKQTFLDHFMIQTDRLYSADDLYMLRQAEDEPLREYAARFSHEYSRCPDTDDRAAFGAFKSGLRESNFRYLVHSNSWNTYTELMKQAAIHAKAEYFNSKRGPANLARNTFADPPPASAPTPAPLQHSTPAPNAQDNQQHKRKDSYQHSFGNNKRGRHGNHHHSSGGNPPKTNDRAPLPFTPRPRFEVFTTLNTTYENVLVREAPIIPKPPPRRPSNKPMPNTGVFCRFHQFSGHDTESCVALRNIIEGLIREGKLDNYVHNIPAPPNPHQRQINMISTISGGPTLAGTSNNSIKHYVRSTYAHQVFSTEHGRLPKTHRSGWAPITFSEEEERGVILPHDDPLIIRADISNFDVGRILVDTGSSVSVMFAEAFNELQVPPHLLDRSITPLVSFSGDVVQPIGSIHLPISIGVAPQRTTITTPFLIVDCPTAYNVILGRPALAQMKAFISTHMLLLKFPTPNGPGTVRGDQLGARSCYASAVKSTNRQHRSEALAVTQAPTPPQAGTEPPEDPREESITPQAEPMEDLELVTLHDDIPDRQVRIGTSISPELRSDLVAFLRLNSEVFAWSYNDMPGISPDIISHRLSVNPAVRPVRQKRRAYDPERYEAMKAEVDRLSSIRFIREVDYPTWLANVVMVRKPRKGWRMCVDYTNLNRACPKDSFPLPRIDQLVDATAGHALLSFMDAYSGYNQIFMHPEDQAHTSFITDRGLYCYKVMPFGLKNAGATYQRLVNHLFAPLIGNTMEVYVDDMLVKSRTADQHIPNLSAMFTILKQYKMRLNPTKCAFGVASGKFLGFMISQRGIEANPEKIQAILDMTIPKTVKDIQSLTGRVAALTRFISKATDRCAPFFKALKGTKRNITWTAECETAFSELKEYMGRAPLLSTPEHGDILVVYLSVSASAVSSVLIRSKDNAEHPVHYVSKALQDAEVRYPDIEKLAFALVVSARRLRPYFQAHTIHVLTNQPLRQVLQKPETSGRLVKWAIELGEFDIHYKPRPAMRGQAVADFLSEFTEPQASAATQLITEPNPSPSQDQTPTKNTLDLTQPLWTLFVDGSSNAQGCGAGLVLVSPDKVALEYALRFKFQASNNEAEYEALLAGLRLAKEMDARQIQIFSDSQLVVHQVNQDFTAKDASMTAYLQHARHLPATFHAHTIRQVPRSENSHADALARLAQPWSKEWVATSTSSFWPSPAHKPHSSALLITALHGWTPSSSSCRTKHYRLTQPRHDAFAIALPVTWSLTAPYISGASAFLTFDA, from the exons ATGCCGACCGAGGATAGCCGCGATACCCAGCACCAGACCCCCCGCGAGGGTACTTCCCGAAGGAAATCTCCGGGAGACGCCTCTCTCCAGGCAGAAGTGGAGCGCCTCCGTGATAGTATGACTAAGATGTCGGAGAAGTACGAGCATCTTCATACCCGGAATGCtgagctagagcatgactTTCGTGTTCTAAAGCGGAACCAGGAGAGGGCTCATGCCCAGGATGCCCAACAAAACCTGACCCAGAACGTTGGGAATCCTCAGCCGAACCAGCCAGCACATTCCAGCCACAGCTCCCCGGCCAACTCTAGGCTCCGCAAGGGAAAAGACCACCTTCATCCGGAGCAACCCCCGTCACGACCCCTTTGCGTTCCCCCACCAAAGGACCGGCCTCATGAGCCAGTCAGGATCTACCAAGATTGCCGGGATCGCATCTCGGACCGTCAGCCAAGGCCGATCCCTATCCCTGTCAACCTCGAGGACCCAAGGGTGGCACACCTGGGCCCATCGCCAGCCCCCGTCCGCGTACCTAACGGAGAAGGTGTCGGGGACTCGGATAGTTGGGAATTCTATAATTCAGAGAACTGGCCAACTCGCCACACTGAGACGCTGGAAGATTGGGAACATTCCCCAGCCCCTGTCTATCCCACCCCCGGGCCTTTGGCACTTGAAACTCTTCCTCATGCCGACCCGGCTATGAGGCTTCTCTTCGAAAAGGTCCGGCGCCTGGAAAGCGAGCAACATCGCAGCCATCAACCCCTCTGGGCGAAACCACGGCCAGGGCCCTTTACCGAGCGTATCCTCCACTACCACCAGGAGAAAGATATCCAGCCACTCCGCATCGCTTTCTACACTGGCACGGAGGATCCTCTCACCCACATCCACTCCTTCCAGTCTGCCCTTGGATGCAAAGGCCTTACCgatgaaggcat TCTCAAGCAGACGTTCCTGGACCATTTTATGATCCAGACTGATCGCCTATATTCTGCCGACGACTTGTATATGCTTCGGCAAGCTGAGGACGAACCCCTTCGGGAATATGCAGCTCGGTTCAGCCATGAATACTCCCGCTGCCCAGACACTGACGATCGCGCTGCCTTCGGCGCTTTCAAGAGCGGCCTCCGAGAGTCCAACTTCCGCTACCTGGTTCATAGCAATAGTTGGAACACATATAccgagctgatgaagcaggcggcgATCCACGCTAAGGctgaatacttcaattccaagcgTGGCCCAGCCAACCTGGCGCGCAACACTTTTGCCGATCCTCCACCTGCTTCAGCACCCACCCCAGCCCCACTTCAGCATTCTACCCCTGCCCCGAATGCCCAAGACAACCAACAACATAAGCGGAAGGATAGCTACCAGCATTCCTTCGGCAATAACAAGCGTGGCAGACatggcaaccaccaccactctaGCGGAGGCAACCCTCCTAAGACCAATGATCGGGCCCCTCTTCCCTTCACACCCAGGCCCAGGTTCGAGGTTTTCACGACCCTCAACACCACATATGAGAACGTCCTGGTGCGTGAAGCCCCCATCATCCCCAAGCCACCCCCCCGGAGACCATCCAACAAGCCTATGCCAAACACAGGGGTCTTCTGCCGCTTTCACCAATTCAGCGGCCATGACACCGAGTCTTGTGTTGCATTACGCAACATAATTGAAGGGCTCATCCGGGAGGGAAAGCTAGACAACTATGTCCACAACATACCAGCCCCGCCTAACCCTCACCAAAGACAAATCAACATGATCTCCACGATCAGCGGAGGCCCTACCCTGGCTGGCACCTCCAACAACTCCATCAAACACTATGTCCGCTCCACCTATGCGCACCAGGTCTTCAGCACCGAGCATGGACGCTTGCCGAAGACACACAGATCTGGCTGGGCCCCCATTACCTTCAgcgaggaggaggagcgtGGTGTTATCCTCCCCCATGACGACCCACTCATTATCCGGGCCGACATTTCTAACTTTGACGTTGGGCGTATCCTGGTGGACACTGGCAGCTCAGTCAGTGTGATGTTTGCCGAGGCCTTCAATGAACTCCAGGTCCCACCTCACCTACTCGACCGAAGCATCACACCCCTAGTGAGCTTCTCGGGCGATGTGGTCCAGCCCATTGGCAGCATCCATCTCCCTATATCAATCGGGGTCGCACCCCAGCGGACGACGATCACTACCCCCTTCCTTATCGTGGATTGCCCCACGGCCTACAACGTCATCCTTGGCCGCCCGGCCTTGGCCCAAATGAAGGCTTTTATTTCAACACATATGCTGCTGTTGAAGTTTCCCACTCCTAATGGCCCAGGCACGGTGCGCGGCGACCAACTCGGGGCCCGAAGCTGCTACGCTTCAGCAGTCAAATCCACCAATCGCCAACATAGGAGTGAAGCCCTTGCGGTAACCCAGGCTCCCACCCCTCCCCAAGCTGGCACAGAACCACCTGAGGACCCAAGGGAGGAGTCCATCACACCACAGGCCGAACCTATGGAGGACCTGGAACTGGTTACCCTTCATGACGACATCCCGGATCGGCAGGTCCGGATCGGCACCTCCATTTCGCCAGAACTTCGCTCTGACCTGGTCGCCTTCCTCCGCCTCAACTCCGAAGTCTTTGCATGGTCCTACAACGACATGCCTGGCATCTCACCAGACATCATATCCCATAGGCTTAGCGTCAATCCTGCTGTCCGACCAGTTCGACAGAAGCGCCGAGCTTATGACCCCGAGCGCTATGAGGCCATGAAGGCGGAGGTGGATCGATTGAGTAGTATCCGATTCATCAGGGAGGTTGACTATCCCACATGGCTGGCCAATGTCGTGATGGTTCGTAAACCAAGGAAGGGCTGGCGCATGTGCGTCGATTACACCAACCTCAACCGGGCCTGCCCGAAGGACAGCTTTCCCCTACCCCGCATTGACCAGCTAGTCGATGCCACAGCGGGCCACGCCCTCctcagcttcatggatgcTTATTCAGGTTACAACCAGATCTTCATGCATCCCGAAGACCAGGCCCACACCTCTTTCATCACGGACCGAGGCCTCTACTGCTATAAGGTGATGCCCTTTGGCCTCAAGAACGCCGGGGCTACATACCAGCGTCTGGTGAACCACCTTTTCGCCCCATTGATTGGCAATACCATGGAGGTTTATGTCGACGACATGCTAGTCAAGAGTCGCACAGCTGACCAGCACATCCCCAACCTCTCTGCCATGTTCACCATCCTGAAGCAGTACAAGATGAGGCTGAACCCCACCAAATGTGCATTCGGGGTGGCTTCAGGCAAATTTCTTGGCTTCATGATCAGCCAAAGGGGTATTGAGGCCAACCCAGAAAAGATCCAGGCCATCTTAGATATGACAATACCTAAGACGGTCAAGGATATCCAAAGCCTTACAGGGCGTGTTGCTGCCCTGACCAGATTTATCTCCAAGGCCACTGACCGCTGCGCCCCATTCTTCAAGGCCCTCAAGGGCACTAAGCGAAACATCACTTGGACTGCCGAGTGTGAAACGGCTTTCAGCGAGCTCAAGGAGTATATGGGCCGAGCTCCTTTGTTGTCAACCCCTGAGCACGGAGACATCCTCGTGGTTTATCTCTCCGTCTCAGCTTCAGCTGTTAGCTCCGTGCTCATTCGATCGAAGGACAACGCCGAGCACCCAGTGCATTATGTCAGCAAGGCATTGCAAGATGCCGAAGTTCGATACCCAGACATCGAAAAATTGGCGTTCGCCCTGGTCGTCTCGGCTAGACGCCTCCGACCATATTTCCAAGCTCACACCATCCATGTCTTAACCAACCAACCGCTCCGACAGGTGTTGCAGAAGCCAGAAACCTCTGGGAGACTGGTTAAATGGGCTATTGAACTTGGCGAGTTTGATATTCATTACAAACCCCGCCCGGCTATGAGGGGGCAGGCCGTTGCTGACTTCTTATCTGAATTCACTGAGCCCCAAGCTTCTGCAGCTACCCAGCTCATAACCGAACCCAATCCCTCTCCGAGCCAGGACCAAacccccaccaaaaacactCTCGACCTAACCCAGCCCCTGTGGACCTTATTCGTGGATGGCTCTTCTAATGCCCAGGGGTGTGGGGCCGGCCTCGTTCTCGTCTCCCCAGACAAGGTTGCCCTCGAGTACGCCCTCCGCTTCAAATTCCAAGCCTCCAACAATGAGGCCGAATATGAAGCACTCTTAGCTGGTCTTCGCCTAGCCAAAGAGATGGACGCCAGGCAAATTCAGATCTTCAGCGATTCACAACTCGTGGTCCACCAGGTTAACCAAGACTTCACGGCTAAGGATGCCTCTATGACGGCTTACCTCCAGCACGCTCGGCACTTGCCGGCAACCTTCCACGCCCACACTATCAGGCAAGTGCCGCGCTCAGAGAATAGCCATGCCGATGCACTAGCCAGGTTGGCTCAGCCTTGGAGCAAGGAATGGGTCGCCACATCCACATCGAGTTTTTGGCCCAGCCCAGCACACAAGCCCCACTCATCTGCACTATTGATCACAGCCCTACATGGATGGACCCCATCCTCCAGTTCTTGCAGAACCAAACACTACCGGCTAACCCAGCCGAGGCACGACGCGTTCGCCATCGCTCTGCCCGTTACCTGGTCATTAACGGCTCCTTATATAAGCGGGGCTTCAGCCTTCCTTACCTTCGATGCCTGA